From Crateriforma spongiae, a single genomic window includes:
- the thrS gene encoding threonine--tRNA ligase — translation MSTASASNIQIQLPDGKLLTQPTETTAMDVALGISEGLARSVIAAEIDGRIVDADRPLGDFADDDSPVPLKLLTSRDASALDVLRHSAAHVMARAVMRLYKGVSLAFGPTTSGGFYYDFDLPEKISEDDFPKIEAEIKKIIKEKEPFERFILPRDEARSLCESLGQDLKVEHIDTGLADQSTVSFYRQGEFVDLCRGPHIPNAGKIKAIKLMSVAGAYWKGDASGRQLQRLYGTAFFDKKELKHYLEQLEEAKRRDHRVLGKQHGLFAINPEVGQGLCLWLPKGARVRVALEDFLRKELLSRGYDPVYSPHIGRVDLYETSGHFPYYRDSQFAPLFGSEVGGMLDAWSERLERGEIDADGEDKLIAAAEVFGVKLPDYKPSMSADKKREVLHRWQVEHERYLLKPMNCPHHCHIFAAQPRSYRQLPLRLFEFGTVYRHEQTGELNGLLRVRGLTQDDAHIFCTPDQVEAEFRATIDLTKFVLKSVGLDNYRIQLSLRDPDSSKYVGSEENWDRAEAALRGVLEQSEVNFNEQPGEAAFYGPKADFMVSDCIGRSWQLGTVQLDYNLPERFKLEYNGSDNAAHRPVMIHRAPFGSLERFTGMLIEHFAGAFPMWLSPEQIRVLPLSDKSAEYAVAVAKQFDDAGLRVTVDNNDGKIQAKIRNAQLDLVNYMAVVGPKEAEAGKVALRDRIDGELGTMPVAEAIARLTQEVKDRVVRQAVQTGVPAVAVDSGQTGHEY, via the coding sequence ATGAGCACGGCTTCCGCTTCCAACATTCAAATTCAACTTCCCGACGGCAAACTGCTGACGCAGCCGACCGAAACGACCGCGATGGACGTGGCGTTGGGAATCAGTGAGGGGCTGGCGCGCAGCGTGATTGCCGCAGAAATCGATGGCCGAATCGTCGACGCGGACCGGCCTTTGGGTGACTTTGCCGATGACGATTCGCCGGTGCCCCTGAAACTGTTGACCTCACGCGACGCATCGGCTCTGGACGTTCTGCGCCACAGTGCCGCACACGTGATGGCGCGGGCCGTGATGCGTTTGTACAAAGGCGTCTCACTGGCGTTCGGCCCGACGACGTCCGGAGGTTTTTATTACGACTTCGATCTGCCCGAAAAAATCAGCGAGGATGATTTTCCCAAGATCGAAGCCGAAATCAAAAAGATCATCAAGGAAAAGGAACCTTTTGAAAGGTTCATTCTGCCACGCGACGAAGCTCGTTCGCTTTGTGAAAGCCTGGGCCAAGATCTGAAAGTCGAACACATCGACACAGGATTGGCCGACCAGTCGACCGTCAGTTTTTATCGCCAAGGCGAATTCGTCGACCTGTGCCGTGGGCCCCACATTCCAAATGCGGGCAAGATCAAAGCAATCAAACTGATGAGTGTCGCCGGCGCTTATTGGAAAGGCGACGCGTCGGGACGACAACTGCAACGTTTGTACGGCACCGCGTTCTTTGACAAAAAGGAATTGAAGCACTATCTGGAACAACTGGAAGAAGCCAAACGCCGCGACCACCGCGTGCTTGGCAAACAGCACGGGTTGTTTGCAATCAATCCCGAGGTCGGCCAAGGGCTTTGTCTGTGGCTGCCCAAGGGGGCTCGCGTGCGTGTGGCGTTGGAAGACTTCCTGCGCAAGGAATTGCTCAGCCGTGGCTACGACCCGGTGTACAGCCCGCACATCGGTCGCGTGGACCTGTACGAAACCAGTGGTCACTTTCCCTATTATCGTGACAGCCAATTTGCACCGCTGTTCGGCAGCGAAGTCGGCGGCATGCTGGACGCATGGAGCGAACGTCTGGAACGTGGCGAAATCGATGCCGACGGCGAAGACAAATTGATCGCCGCGGCCGAAGTGTTCGGCGTCAAGTTGCCCGATTACAAGCCGTCAATGTCGGCGGACAAGAAACGCGAGGTGTTGCATCGATGGCAAGTGGAGCATGAACGGTATCTGTTGAAACCGATGAATTGCCCCCACCACTGTCACATTTTCGCCGCACAGCCGCGGTCCTATCGTCAGTTGCCGCTGCGGCTGTTCGAATTCGGCACCGTTTACCGGCACGAACAAACGGGCGAACTGAACGGGCTGTTGCGGGTCCGCGGATTGACCCAAGACGACGCGCACATCTTCTGCACGCCGGACCAAGTCGAAGCCGAATTCCGTGCAACGATCGATTTGACCAAATTTGTGCTGAAATCCGTCGGCTTGGACAATTACCGCATCCAGTTGTCACTTCGCGATCCCGACAGCAGCAAGTACGTCGGTTCGGAAGAAAACTGGGATCGTGCCGAAGCGGCGCTCCGCGGCGTGTTGGAACAGTCCGAGGTGAACTTCAACGAACAGCCCGGCGAAGCCGCGTTCTATGGCCCCAAAGCGGACTTCATGGTCAGCGATTGCATCGGCCGATCATGGCAACTGGGCACGGTGCAACTGGATTACAACCTGCCCGAGCGATTCAAGCTGGAATACAACGGCAGCGACAATGCCGCCCACCGACCGGTCATGATCCACCGTGCACCGTTCGGTTCGCTGGAACGATTCACGGGCATGTTGATCGAACACTTTGCCGGCGCGTTCCCGATGTGGCTGTCGCCCGAACAGATCCGCGTCTTGCCGCTAAGCGACAAATCCGCCGAATACGCGGTCGCGGTCGCTAAACAGTTCGACGACGCGGGGTTGCGTGTGACCGTCGACAACAACGACGGAAAGATCCAGGCAAAGATCCGCAACGCCCA
- a CDS encoding ABC transporter permease gives MQWIRTLRLGIKTLMLHPLRTGLTMLGILIGVWAVIVLTAISQGASDQVQRQIESLGANTIIIRSVKPPAEKMAGQRAADYGLMRSDLDRVLSMVPTITQATPIREIRRQFIYGDRTVDGRLVGCTPNYADVNHLVIRDRGGRFLTDADRVKADTVCVISAGVAEKLFPYEEPLGKRIYIPEHTDYYRIVGVLEHREASAAIGGSLDSQDFSKDIYVPIETVRRRIGDTVVSRRGGQFEIEIMELNQITLQVERLEQVEASAAMVKSIIGETHDEMDDVATVVPKELLEQARNLRLMFLGIGILIACISLIVGGIGIMNIMLASVTERTREIGIRRALGAKQRDIVQQFLIETIVLSFAGAFLGILLGFAGPLMYRGFIYVVSRSFPDQFAALPDAIREAEPTIVYATIPIAVAIAVLVGLVSGLYPAIRAAKMNPIDALRHE, from the coding sequence ATGCAATGGATCCGAACGCTTCGCTTGGGCATCAAAACGTTGATGCTGCACCCGCTGCGAACCGGCCTGACGATGCTGGGCATCCTGATCGGTGTCTGGGCCGTGATCGTGCTGACCGCGATCAGCCAGGGTGCCAGTGATCAAGTCCAACGCCAGATCGAATCGTTGGGTGCCAACACGATCATCATCCGCAGCGTTAAACCGCCCGCTGAAAAAATGGCGGGCCAGCGTGCCGCCGACTATGGGCTTATGCGCAGCGACCTGGATCGTGTCTTGTCGATGGTTCCCACCATCACCCAGGCGACGCCGATCCGTGAAATTCGTCGCCAATTCATTTATGGCGATCGCACCGTCGACGGACGCTTGGTGGGATGCACCCCGAACTATGCCGATGTCAATCACTTGGTGATTCGAGATCGGGGCGGCCGATTTCTGACCGATGCCGATCGGGTCAAGGCCGACACGGTGTGCGTGATCAGCGCCGGTGTCGCCGAGAAATTGTTCCCGTATGAAGAACCACTGGGCAAGCGGATCTACATTCCCGAACACACCGATTACTACCGCATCGTCGGCGTGTTGGAACATCGCGAAGCGTCCGCGGCCATCGGCGGCAGCCTGGATTCGCAAGACTTTTCCAAAGACATCTATGTTCCCATCGAAACGGTCCGGCGACGGATCGGGGACACGGTCGTTTCGCGGCGTGGCGGCCAGTTCGAAATCGAAATCATGGAACTGAACCAGATCACACTGCAGGTGGAGCGTCTGGAACAGGTGGAAGCTTCCGCGGCCATGGTCAAATCCATCATCGGTGAAACGCATGACGAAATGGACGACGTGGCGACGGTGGTCCCCAAGGAATTGCTGGAACAGGCCCGGAACCTGCGTTTGATGTTCCTTGGCATCGGGATCTTGATCGCGTGTATTTCGCTGATCGTCGGCGGTATCGGGATCATGAACATCATGCTGGCCAGCGTCACCGAGCGGACTCGCGAAATCGGGATTCGTCGCGCACTGGGTGCGAAGCAGCGTGATATCGTCCAGCAATTCTTGATCGAAACGATCGTCCTTTCCTTTGCCGGTGCGTTCCTTGGGATTCTGCTGGGCTTTGCCGGACCGCTGATGTATCGCGGGTTCATTTACGTCGTCAGCCGCAGCTTCCCCGACCAATTTGCGGCGCTTCCCGATGCGATTCGCGAAGCGGAGCCGACGATCGTTTACGCGACCATCCCGATCGCGGTGGCCATCGCCGTATTGGTCGGCCTGGTCAGCGGGCTTTATCCGGCGATCCGGGCGGCCAAAATGAACCCGATCGACGCCCTGCGCCACGAGTAA
- a CDS encoding ABC transporter ATP-binding protein, with protein sequence MSLSDAYGTTTEPGPVSATGNSADAPRRLATSIRDLTKEYVLKSETVRALRGVSFDVPEGDYVAIMGPSGSGKSTLLNLLGCLDKPTNGSLLLGDDDISTMTDDQLAEIRSERIGFVFQSYNLIQQLTVVENIQVPLFYQGRIGAKERDRSIELAERVGLADRLDHRPNQLSGGQQQRVAIARSLVNDPYFVLADESTGNLDSITTEEILTLFEQLNEEGRTIIMVTHEDDVADRARRVIRLKDGMLHSDTDNSEEHRQQARDRQRANVELLKQREH encoded by the coding sequence GTGAGCTTAAGCGATGCATACGGAACGACGACCGAACCGGGCCCCGTCAGTGCGACCGGCAATTCCGCCGACGCCCCGAGACGACTGGCCACGTCGATCCGCGATCTGACCAAAGAATACGTGCTGAAAAGCGAAACCGTCCGAGCGTTGCGCGGGGTTTCGTTTGACGTCCCAGAAGGCGATTACGTTGCCATCATGGGACCGTCGGGAAGCGGTAAATCAACGTTGTTGAATCTGCTGGGATGCCTGGACAAACCGACCAACGGCAGCCTGCTGTTGGGCGACGATGACATTTCCACGATGACCGACGACCAGCTGGCGGAAATCCGCAGCGAACGGATCGGGTTCGTGTTCCAGTCGTACAACCTGATCCAACAATTGACCGTGGTTGAAAACATTCAGGTGCCACTGTTTTACCAGGGTCGCATCGGTGCCAAAGAACGTGATCGTTCGATTGAATTGGCCGAGCGGGTCGGGTTGGCGGATCGCTTGGACCACCGCCCCAATCAGCTTTCCGGGGGTCAGCAACAGCGTGTGGCCATCGCACGCAGTTTGGTCAACGATCCCTATTTTGTCCTGGCCGATGAATCCACCGGTAACTTGGACTCGATCACGACCGAAGAAATCTTGACGCTGTTTGAACAGCTGAATGAAGAAGGTCGAACGATCATCATGGTCACGCACGAGGACGATGTGGCCGACCGCGCACGGCGGGTGATTCGCTTGAAAGACGGAATGTTGCATAGCGATACGGACAATTCCGAAGAACATCGGCAACAGGCGCGTGATCGCCAACGTGCCAATGTCGAACTGTTGAAACAACGCGAACACTAG
- a CDS encoding HlyD family efflux transporter periplasmic adaptor subunit: protein MTAVVVLLVLVGVSGFLSYKFYFGAEKTISLDDLITTPVSRGSFDHVVLEQGEIESSSNIEVICEVKSRGTGGTPILWVIDEGARVKKGDKLVELDSSSIEELLNASKISVITAEASVATAEAAVEQAKIARQEYLEGVFKTEERAIKSEMAVAEQELRKAQLALQSSERLVAKGLVKSLQLEADKFAVANARNQLEAAEGRLRVLQNLTRQKMLVQFDSDIEAAEATLGAARSDLMEKEREYNDLQKQLDGCVMYAPADGVVVHANKFSSRGGNAEFVVEAGANVRERQALINLPDPTQMQIKCTVNESRITLIQAGMPVRIRIDALPGTDLRGVVTKVNRYAEPGSWFSSSVKEYATIVKIIDPPDNIRTGMTAEAQIFVEQLDDALQIPIQGLYEHGGEMYSLVKTGEMDFETRQVDVNATNDTMASIDSGLEENEIVVLNLREHLNLMDLPELTAEDNSDLKELRDEDAARKGDFDGPSGPRAGGPGAGGPGAGGPGGRPGPGGPGGGGPGAGGPGGGGAPDINTIVTRSMERNDTDGDGKLSAEEIQAVDGRFRSRLESADADGDGVVTRAELTKGLRSAMGSGGGPQ from the coding sequence ATGACCGCAGTTGTCGTGTTGCTGGTCCTTGTCGGCGTGTCAGGGTTTCTGAGTTACAAGTTCTACTTTGGCGCGGAAAAGACGATCTCCCTGGATGATCTGATCACAACGCCCGTCAGTCGCGGCAGTTTCGATCACGTCGTATTGGAGCAGGGCGAAATCGAAAGTAGCAGCAACATCGAAGTCATTTGCGAAGTCAAATCGCGTGGCACCGGCGGGACACCAATTTTGTGGGTGATCGACGAAGGTGCACGGGTCAAGAAGGGCGACAAGCTGGTCGAACTGGATTCGTCATCGATCGAAGAACTGCTGAACGCCTCCAAGATCTCGGTGATCACCGCCGAAGCCAGTGTCGCGACGGCGGAAGCCGCGGTGGAACAAGCCAAAATCGCCCGGCAAGAATATCTGGAAGGTGTCTTCAAGACCGAAGAACGAGCAATCAAGAGCGAGATGGCGGTCGCCGAACAGGAACTGCGAAAGGCCCAACTGGCTTTACAGTCCAGCGAGCGACTGGTCGCCAAGGGATTGGTCAAATCGCTGCAACTGGAAGCCGACAAGTTTGCCGTCGCCAATGCCAGGAACCAGTTGGAAGCCGCCGAGGGTCGGCTTCGCGTGCTGCAAAACCTGACTCGCCAAAAAATGCTGGTCCAGTTCGACAGCGATATCGAAGCCGCGGAGGCCACCCTTGGCGCCGCGCGAAGCGATTTGATGGAGAAGGAACGCGAGTACAACGACCTGCAAAAGCAACTGGACGGCTGCGTCATGTACGCTCCGGCCGACGGCGTCGTCGTGCACGCCAACAAGTTCAGCAGCCGCGGTGGTAACGCCGAATTCGTCGTCGAAGCGGGGGCCAACGTTCGCGAACGCCAAGCGTTGATCAATCTGCCCGACCCCACACAAATGCAGATCAAATGCACGGTCAATGAATCTCGCATCACCTTGATCCAAGCCGGCATGCCCGTGCGAATCCGCATCGATGCCCTGCCGGGGACCGATTTGCGTGGCGTCGTGACCAAGGTCAACCGGTATGCTGAACCCGGTAGCTGGTTCAGCAGCAGCGTCAAAGAATACGCGACCATCGTCAAAATCATCGATCCGCCGGACAACATCCGAACCGGCATGACCGCCGAAGCCCAGATCTTCGTGGAACAACTGGACGATGCGTTGCAGATTCCGATCCAAGGTCTCTACGAACATGGTGGCGAAATGTATTCGCTGGTGAAGACCGGCGAAATGGATTTCGAAACTCGCCAGGTCGATGTCAACGCGACCAACGACACCATGGCCAGCATCGACAGCGGGCTGGAAGAAAACGAAATCGTCGTGCTGAACCTTCGCGAACACTTGAACCTGATGGATTTGCCGGAGCTGACAGCCGAGGACAACAGCGACCTGAAAGAACTGCGTGACGAAGACGCCGCCCGAAAAGGCGACTTCGATGGTCCCAGCGGCCCGCGAGCCGGCGGGCCCGGCGCGGGTGGACCTGGTGCAGGTGGGCCTGGCGGACGTCCCGGTCCCGGCGGACCTGGCGGTGGCGGTCCCGGCGCGGGTGGTCCCGGCGGCGGTGGTGCCCCCGACATCAATACGATTGTCACCCGCAGCATGGAACGCAACGACACCGACGGTGACGGCAAGCTGTCGGCCGAAGAAATCCAAGCGGTCGACGGTCGATTCCGCAGCCGCCTGGAGTCCGCCGACGCCGACGGTGACGGCGTTGTGACTCGCGCCGAATTGACCAAAGGCCTGCGTTCGGCCATGGGCAGCGGAGGAGGCCCGCAGTGA
- a CDS encoding UTP--glucose-1-phosphate uridylyltransferase, with product MDKTQLTAALEAFDQQHILRHWDELDDAGKAQLADQIQDIDLSLLSKLVADEDEKPDFAAIAKNSDPPPAVGADGTGVDWSTDDARKAGEQAIREGKLAAIVVAGGQGTRLGFDKPKGMFPVGPLSNRTLFQVFADRIAATSKRYDVTIPWYVMTSEATDAATRQYFEDNDYLGLPRDSVRIFKQGTMPAVDAESGKLLLASPDSLALSPDGHGGTVAALARSGSLDDMEKRGVQYLFYFQVDNPLIQLMDPTFIGHHLLADSELTSQVVRKRYPTERVGNVVQVGDRMQIIEYSDLPDEAAEATNDDGSLRLWAGSIAVHVFNVDFLRRASESAEALPFHRANKKVPYLDESGQMVKPDSPNAIKFEKFIFDLLPQARRGIVVEVIPADAFAPVKNAEGAENDTPSLARQAISDLHKRWLRQAGVSVADDATVEISPSFALDADQIRDSAADLGSIDGDQFLTRG from the coding sequence ATGGACAAAACGCAACTGACCGCCGCCCTGGAAGCATTCGACCAGCAACACATCCTGCGGCACTGGGACGAACTGGATGATGCCGGCAAGGCACAGCTAGCCGATCAGATTCAGGACATCGACCTGTCTCTGCTTTCCAAGCTGGTTGCTGACGAAGACGAGAAGCCGGACTTTGCGGCGATCGCCAAAAATTCAGATCCGCCGCCGGCGGTGGGTGCCGACGGGACCGGCGTCGATTGGTCGACCGACGATGCCCGCAAGGCCGGCGAACAGGCGATCCGCGAGGGCAAGTTGGCCGCAATCGTTGTCGCCGGTGGCCAGGGCACCCGCCTAGGATTCGACAAACCCAAGGGCATGTTTCCGGTCGGCCCGCTAAGCAATCGGACGCTGTTCCAAGTTTTTGCCGACCGCATTGCCGCGACATCCAAACGCTATGACGTGACGATCCCCTGGTATGTGATGACCAGCGAAGCGACCGATGCGGCGACGCGACAGTATTTCGAAGACAACGATTACTTGGGACTGCCTCGTGATTCAGTTCGAATCTTCAAGCAAGGCACCATGCCGGCGGTTGACGCTGAATCGGGCAAGTTGTTGCTGGCATCGCCCGACAGCTTGGCGCTCAGCCCGGACGGTCACGGCGGGACGGTGGCCGCGCTGGCACGCAGCGGATCGCTGGACGACATGGAAAAACGTGGCGTGCAGTACCTGTTCTATTTCCAAGTCGACAATCCATTGATTCAACTGATGGATCCGACGTTCATCGGCCATCACTTGCTGGCGGATAGCGAACTGACCAGCCAAGTGGTTCGCAAACGTTACCCGACCGAACGCGTGGGCAACGTGGTCCAGGTCGGTGACCGCATGCAGATCATCGAATACAGCGACTTGCCCGACGAAGCCGCCGAAGCGACCAACGACGACGGCTCATTGCGATTGTGGGCGGGCAGCATTGCCGTTCACGTCTTCAACGTCGACTTCCTACGTCGGGCCAGCGAATCGGCCGAAGCGTTGCCGTTTCACCGGGCCAACAAGAAGGTTCCTTACTTGGACGAATCTGGCCAAATGGTCAAACCGGATTCGCCCAACGCGATCAAGTTTGAAAAGTTCATCTTCGACTTGTTGCCACAGGCCCGTCGCGGGATCGTGGTCGAAGTCATCCCGGCCGATGCATTCGCACCGGTCAAAAACGCCGAAGGTGCTGAAAACGACACGCCCAGCTTGGCTCGTCAGGCGATTTCGGACCTGCACAAACGCTGGCTGCGACAGGCCGGCGTCAGCGTTGCCGACGATGCGACGGTGGAAATTTCGCCAAGCTTTGCGCTGGACGCCGATCAAATCCGTGACTCGGCCGCCGACTTGGGCAGCATCGACGGCGACCAATTCTTGACTCGGGGCTAA
- a CDS encoding lipoate--protein ligase family protein, which produces MIRLCLTGPPLCPRSQLAMDEAVLNLADASRHPPALRTWQFDRPVVVLGRSSKWAVEVDHGYCDRQNIPVLRRVTGGASVVGGAGCLMYSVVISLEEHPHLRHVDAAHEYVIRRVLTAVQRQQPDAQWQGICDLTWQNKKFSGNSLRITRGHLLYHGTILHAADLDQIASCLAVAPRQPEYRQGRRHRQFITNVPCEPSRLAEDLANEFSAHQSLTVATDDSSDPRVAMTDQLRRERYDSDAWHQRH; this is translated from the coding sequence GTGATTCGACTGTGTTTGACGGGGCCACCGCTTTGCCCGCGCAGCCAACTGGCGATGGACGAAGCCGTCTTGAATCTGGCGGATGCTTCGCGTCATCCGCCCGCGTTGCGGACATGGCAGTTCGATCGCCCGGTGGTGGTCCTGGGGCGGTCGTCGAAATGGGCCGTCGAGGTGGATCATGGATACTGTGATCGCCAAAACATCCCGGTGCTGCGGCGTGTCACCGGCGGTGCGTCGGTGGTCGGCGGCGCGGGATGCCTGATGTACAGCGTGGTCATCAGCCTGGAAGAACATCCACATCTGCGGCATGTCGACGCGGCCCACGAATACGTGATCCGCCGCGTTTTGACCGCTGTGCAGCGACAGCAACCCGACGCCCAGTGGCAAGGCATCTGCGACCTGACGTGGCAAAATAAGAAGTTTTCAGGAAACAGCCTGCGAATCACCCGTGGTCACTTGCTGTACCACGGGACGATTTTGCACGCTGCGGATTTGGACCAGATCGCCTCGTGCCTGGCCGTCGCACCACGCCAGCCCGAGTATCGCCAGGGTCGCCGACACCGCCAGTTCATCACCAACGTCCCTTGCGAACCATCCCGATTAGCCGAAGATTTGGCCAACGAGTTTTCGGCACACCAATCGCTGACCGTTGCAACCGACGATTCATCCGACCCACGCGTCGCCATGACCGACCAGCTGCGTCGCGAACGATACGATTCGGACGCCTGGCATCAACGGCATTAA